In the Malania oleifera isolate guangnan ecotype guangnan chromosome 1, ASM2987363v1, whole genome shotgun sequence genome, one interval contains:
- the LOC131145566 gene encoding early nodulin-like protein 9, with the protein MHFLSMANTALRSDHFNKAMHILGLYLLLLIGRGSAREFKVGDSNWTVPTNPNALSYNEWAEKNRFQTGDSIVFDYPAGNDSVLLVDKDPFTNCNTATFHEKHTDGHTMFTFNHSGPFYFISGNEENCMKNEKLEVIVLADRSNDSSNSNQTGTVSPPPAAPAGLTPSPAPAGKESPTPPAGTVQINPTPAPESPPPPPSGASSIFMSFIVSSFGAFVGSSLLLVF; encoded by the exons ATGCATTTCTTATCAATGGCCAACACGGCTCTGAGATCAGATCACTTTAACAAAGCAATGCATATTTTGGGACTCTATCTTTTGCTCTTGATTGGGAGAGGCAGTGCAAGGGAATTCAAGGTCGGGGATTCAAATTGGACTGTTCCAACGAACCCCAATGCCCTCAGCTATAATGAATGGGCAGAAAAGAATCGATTTCAAACTGGTGATTCTATAG TGTTCGACTATCCAGCTGGCAACGACTCAGTGCTTCTTGTGGACAAAGATCCATTCACCAACTGCAATACAGCGACATTCCATGAAAAGCATACTGATGGTCACACTATGTTCACCTTCAACCATTCTGGGCCATTCTACTTCATAAGTGGGAATGAAGAGAActgcatgaaaaatgagaaactGGAAGTTATTGTGTTGGCAGATAGAAGCAATGACTCTTCAAATTCGAATCAGACGGGCACAGTTTCTCCACCACCTGCAGCGCCCGCTGGCCTAACCCCATCCCCTGCACCTGCCGGCAaagagtctccaactccacctgcaggAACAGTACAAATTAACCCAACCCCGGCTCCAGaatctcctcctcctcctccaagTGGGGCTTCTTCAATCTTCATGAGTTTCATTGTCAGCTCTTTTGGAGCTTTTGTTGGTTCATCATTGCTTTTAGTTTTTTAA